TCGACGGTAAATGGGGCCCGGAACTGCACATCATCACCATTCTGGTGATCTGTATGTTGCTGGCAGCAGCGCTGGAATTTTTACGCAGCTTTAATACGCAAAAAGTCTTCTCCGGGCTGGAAGTGGCATATCGCGGTATGGCCGACGCCTTCGCAGGCGTGGTGATGCTGTTGGTCGCCGCCGGGGTTTTCGCCCAGGGCTTGAGCACCATCGGCTTTATCCAGAGTCTGATCTCCATCGCCACCTCTTTCGGTTCGGCAAGCATTATTCTGATGCTGGTACTGGTGATCCTCACCATGCTGGCAGCAATGACCACCGGTTCCGGTAATGCGCCATTTTACGCCTTTGTCGAGATGATCCCGAAACTGGCCCATGAATCCGGCATCAACCCGGCGTATCTGTCGATCCCGATGTTGCAGGCATCCAACCTCGGTCGCACCATCTCTCCGGTTTCCGGCGTGGTGGTTGCGGTAGCCGGGATGGCGAATATTTCACCGTTTGAAGTGGTAAAACGTACGTCAGTTCCGGTGATCGTTGGCCTGATTGTGGTGATTATTGCTACTGAATTTCTGGTTCCGGGGGTTGCGGTTCATTAATCAACAATAAACGCCACTTATGAAAAAGCGCCTGCCCGGCGCTTTTTTTATGCTTTAATAACTCATAGTAATTACCCGGACTCACCCATCAGGAAATGAAATGATTAAAAAGGGACTCTCCATCGGCCTGTGCGTTGCCGCCATCCAGCTCTCTTCTGCGTACGCAGCACCGCTCCAGCCCGAACAATATGGTGATTTCGATCGCTATGTGCTGGCACTATCCTGGCAGACCGGATTTTGCCAGAGCTTGCATGACCGCGGGCGTAGCGAACCCGATGAATGCCGTCTGCAAAAAGAGCCCGCCAATAAAGCGGATTACCTGACGGTACACGGTCTGTGGCCAGCTCTGCCGAAATCCATCGCCGTGCGCGGCGTCGACGATCGTCGCTGGATGCGTTACGGCTGTGCTACCCGCCCGGTTCCCAATATGCCGGAAGCCAGAGCCAGCCAGAAATGCGCCGCAGCGGAAACCGGTTTATCGCTCGAAGTGGCGAATAAACTGAATGCCGTCATGCCCGGTGCAGGCAGCAATACCTGCCTTGAGCGTTATGAATATGCCAAACACGGCGTCTGTTTCGGATTCGAT
Above is a genomic segment from Kosakonia radicincitans DSM 16656 containing:
- the rna gene encoding ribonuclease I yields the protein MIKKGLSIGLCVAAIQLSSAYAAPLQPEQYGDFDRYVLALSWQTGFCQSLHDRGRSEPDECRLQKEPANKADYLTVHGLWPALPKSIAVRGVDDRRWMRYGCATRPVPNMPEARASQKCAAAETGLSLEVANKLNAVMPGAGSNTCLERYEYAKHGVCFGFDPDDYFGAMVRLNTEIKASPLGVFLAENYGKTVTRDAFNAAVAKAYGEQSVKAVKLTCSGNPAWLTEMQIAIKADAINAPLVSGSLLPQPHPGNCGNSFVIDKAGY